Proteins from a genomic interval of Paenibacillus sp. RC334:
- a CDS encoding MBL fold metallo-hydrolase has translation MNRLIFLGTGDAMGVPRVYCDCLVCTEARTTGANVRLRSSVMIESETEDFMIDCGPDWRKQLEMRGLRFIRTILVTHAHFDHIGGLPEWADACRWTGNRGRLYAPQEVIDTILRQFSWLPGHLDLIPVDQGALLGGWNIRGWRVNHGKNGYAYAYRLEKDGFSWAYCSDSIGLNDAEILPLHNLDLLVLGTSFYHEEAEYASRSVYDMLEAQELIGRLQPNRTVFTHMSHDVDATRNYGLLEGISLARTGMSLPLE, from the coding sequence ATGAATCGGCTTATTTTTCTTGGCACAGGGGATGCGATGGGCGTTCCGCGTGTATATTGTGATTGTCTCGTATGTACGGAGGCCCGCACGACAGGGGCAAATGTGAGGCTGAGGTCGTCTGTGATGATCGAAAGCGAGACGGAGGACTTTATGATTGATTGCGGCCCGGACTGGCGCAAACAACTGGAAATGCGCGGGCTACGCTTTATCCGTACGATCCTCGTGACGCACGCACATTTTGACCATATTGGAGGACTGCCGGAATGGGCGGATGCCTGCCGCTGGACGGGAAACAGAGGCCGTTTGTACGCTCCACAGGAGGTAATCGACACGATCCTGCGTCAATTTTCCTGGCTTCCGGGGCATCTTGACCTTATCCCTGTCGATCAGGGAGCCTTGCTTGGAGGATGGAATATCCGGGGTTGGCGTGTGAATCACGGGAAGAACGGATATGCTTACGCTTATCGACTGGAAAAGGACGGCTTCTCGTGGGCCTACTGTTCAGATTCGATCGGACTAAATGATGCGGAAATTCTGCCCCTGCACAATCTGGATTTGCTCGTGCTGGGAACGAGCTTTTATCATGAAGAAGCCGAATATGCATCCCGCTCGGTATATGACATGCTGGAGGCTCAGGAGCTTATAGGGAGACTCCAGCCCAACCGCACGGTATTTACACATATGTCTCATGATGTGGATGCCACACGCAACTACGGGCTTCTGGAAGGGATCAGCCTGGCACGGACCGGAATGAGCCTGCCATTGGAATAA
- a CDS encoding histidine phosphatase family protein, with protein sequence MTLKHYFTEHPQWDLELVLVRHGTTLWNRERRYLGHSDLGLLPGAEQELESLREKLQRHSFARIYCSDLIRCRQTLQIILPESELKPDNMSAWSATMEPRLRELHFGEWDGKTYDMLKDVALYRAWIDEPQRVTPPGGESWKDFVNRLGEFLYSLYEWRKMMEIQKTGLSDAPPSVLVVTHGGVIRQLACMLVPGHDFWSLNPKPGAAITIRLSLAQKPFADLTATRSTESHPDLATGHKFTGWLVEQA encoded by the coding sequence ATGACCTTGAAGCATTATTTTACAGAACACCCGCAATGGGATTTGGAGCTTGTGCTGGTACGTCACGGCACAACCTTATGGAACAGGGAACGTCGATACCTGGGGCACTCCGATCTGGGCTTGCTACCGGGAGCAGAGCAGGAATTAGAGTCTTTGCGGGAAAAATTACAGAGACATTCCTTTGCCCGAATCTATTGTAGTGACTTGATACGTTGTCGTCAGACCTTGCAGATCATTTTGCCAGAATCGGAACTGAAACCAGATAATATGTCTGCTTGGTCTGCCACCATGGAACCACGTCTGAGAGAGCTTCATTTTGGGGAATGGGATGGAAAAACGTATGATATGCTCAAGGATGTGGCGTTGTACCGCGCGTGGATTGATGAGCCGCAACGGGTTACGCCGCCGGGTGGAGAGTCCTGGAAAGACTTTGTGAACCGCCTGGGTGAATTTCTATACTCTTTGTATGAGTGGCGTAAAATGATGGAGATTCAGAAAACAGGTTTGTCTGATGCTCCACCTTCTGTTCTGGTCGTCACGCATGGTGGAGTGATTCGTCAGTTGGCTTGTATGCTGGTACCGGGTCATGATTTTTGGAGCCTGAATCCGAAGCCGGGAGCGGCAATTACGATTCGGTTGAGTTTGGCACAAAAGCCATTTGCAGATTTAACCGCCACCCGTTCTACAGAATCACATCCAGATTTGGCTACAGGGCATAAGTTCACCGGATGGCTGGTGGAGCAGGCATGA
- a CDS encoding EamA family transporter, whose protein sequence is MVGIAFTVMCLIFGTTFLAIKVGVEAGLPPFLSAGVRFFAAGAILFVAMKLMGKVRWSLVWRKEMVFIGAGTTFGTFSALYWAEQYVSSGIGAILSATGPMMIVILQSMLLRQKTSRITVIGCMISFLGVVLVVLPGLAVQISGLWLAGCLVILLGELCYSGGALYSKRVMDVFRETNPIALNAAQMLHGGWMLLLLSAITEPWSSEGWQYLPAMGSLLYLILFGSMIGHTLFYWLMERTNPLFPTTWLYISPPIAVGLGALVYGEHVSWWMLAGVLLIVTGLMLMNNGMIRLVNRRKVRSAA, encoded by the coding sequence ATGGTTGGAATCGCGTTTACGGTAATGTGTCTTATTTTTGGTACAACGTTTTTGGCTATAAAAGTGGGAGTAGAAGCGGGACTTCCGCCGTTTTTGTCGGCGGGTGTACGTTTTTTCGCAGCAGGGGCTATATTGTTTGTCGCCATGAAGCTGATGGGTAAGGTTCGCTGGTCGTTAGTATGGCGGAAGGAAATGGTATTCATTGGAGCGGGAACGACCTTTGGTACGTTTTCGGCCTTGTATTGGGCAGAGCAATATGTCAGCTCGGGGATCGGAGCCATTTTGTCAGCCACGGGGCCGATGATGATTGTTATTTTGCAATCAATGCTGCTAAGGCAAAAAACGTCGCGGATTACAGTCATTGGCTGCATGATCAGCTTTCTTGGCGTGGTGCTGGTGGTGCTGCCTGGATTGGCGGTTCAGATCAGCGGCCTGTGGCTGGCGGGATGCCTTGTCATTTTGCTGGGGGAGCTGTGTTATTCCGGGGGGGCTCTTTATTCCAAGCGGGTGATGGATGTATTTCGGGAAACGAACCCGATTGCCCTGAATGCGGCGCAAATGCTCCATGGGGGATGGATGCTGCTGTTACTGTCTGCGATCACGGAGCCGTGGAGTTCTGAGGGGTGGCAGTACCTTCCTGCCATGGGCTCTTTATTGTATCTGATTCTGTTTGGTTCGATGATTGGACATACACTGTTTTACTGGCTCATGGAGCGTACAAATCCTCTTTTCCCGACGACGTGGTTGTATATTTCACCGCCGATTGCGGTGGGATTGGGAGCCTTGGTGTACGGAGAGCATGTAAGCTGGTGGATGCTGGCGGGGGTGCTGCTCATTGTGACCGGATTAATGCTTATGAACAATGGAATGATCCGTCTGGTGAACAGGCGAAAGGTGCGTTCTGCTGCCTGA
- a CDS encoding lipoate--protein ligase, with translation MLFIDNQGIHDPAINLAIEEYALKHLPLDDSYLLFYINQPSIIIGKHQNTIEEINAEFVRDNNIQVVRRLSGGGAVYHDLGNLNFSFITKDNGESFHNFLKFTQPVIDALRQMGVEAEMTGRNDLQVGERKISGNAQFATRGRMFSHGTLMFNLNLDNVAASLHANPEKFKSKSTKSVRSRVANISELMDREMTIEQFREELLRYIFDAELDQVPQYKLTDADWAKIHEISAERYQSWDWNYGQSPESNIKHTRKFPVGIIDIRMDLKEGHIRDIKIYGDFFGVGDVADIENILRGKRYDEGEVRQALSSLDLKHYFGNIELDDFVGLVFLED, from the coding sequence ATGCTGTTCATCGACAACCAGGGCATACACGATCCAGCCATTAATCTTGCCATTGAGGAGTACGCACTCAAGCATCTTCCGCTGGACGACAGCTATCTGCTGTTTTACATTAATCAGCCTTCTATTATTATAGGCAAGCATCAAAATACCATTGAAGAAATCAACGCCGAATTTGTCAGAGACAACAACATTCAAGTCGTTCGTCGCCTGTCTGGTGGCGGGGCTGTATATCATGACCTCGGTAATTTAAATTTCAGCTTCATTACCAAGGATAACGGGGAGTCCTTTCATAATTTCCTCAAATTCACACAGCCTGTCATTGACGCCCTGCGCCAAATGGGTGTGGAAGCCGAAATGACCGGACGCAACGATCTTCAGGTTGGTGAGCGGAAAATTTCAGGGAACGCCCAATTTGCCACGCGCGGACGCATGTTCAGCCACGGTACACTGATGTTTAACCTGAACCTGGACAATGTGGCCGCATCACTGCATGCCAATCCCGAAAAGTTTAAATCCAAAAGTACTAAATCTGTCCGTAGCCGTGTCGCTAACATCAGCGAGCTAATGGACCGTGAGATGACCATTGAGCAATTCCGCGAGGAGCTGCTGCGCTACATATTCGATGCAGAGCTGGATCAGGTACCCCAATATAAGCTAACCGATGCCGACTGGGCCAAAATCCATGAAATTTCCGCTGAACGCTACCAATCATGGGACTGGAACTACGGTCAATCCCCTGAAAGCAATATCAAGCACACACGTAAATTTCCGGTCGGCATTATTGATATCCGCATGGATCTCAAGGAAGGCCACATCCGTGATATTAAAATCTACGGCGATTTCTTCGGTGTGGGTGACGTCGCTGATATTGAAAATATTCTGCGCGGCAAACGCTACGATGAAGGTGAGGTTCGTCAAGCCTTGTCCTCTCTTGATTTGAAGCATTATTTCGGTAATATTGAATTGGACGATTTTGTCGGACTCGTATTTTTGGAAGACTAA
- a CDS encoding cobalamin-binding protein, protein MAGNKIKVWTTGLLALVLAVVLSACGANGKNAENKGDQASQQPGQTATAQEPPGKTVYPLTIKDATGQEFTFKKAPDKIVSVSPAETEALFAIGLDKEIVGVSDYSDYPEAATKKPKVGGIMKPNEEAIIAANPEVVFAGISLSEQATTKLRDMGIMIFKTEPKTVEDVMANIELYGKITDHQKEARAVTDKMRADVAEVKNGVKNIGKGQKLRVYVEFSPGWTVGKGEFMDELISLAGGENVAATQKGWYQISEENIIAANPDVILYSKNVKDDKTGQTLGDIIKARSGWDQISAVRLNRVFAVDDNLISRPGPRVTEGLKEVAKGVYPEIFK, encoded by the coding sequence ATGGCAGGGAATAAAATAAAGGTCTGGACTACAGGCTTATTGGCTCTGGTCTTGGCGGTTGTGCTGAGTGCATGTGGAGCTAACGGAAAGAACGCTGAAAATAAAGGGGATCAAGCTTCACAGCAACCGGGGCAGACGGCAACCGCTCAGGAGCCTCCGGGCAAAACGGTCTACCCGCTGACCATTAAGGATGCGACCGGGCAGGAGTTTACGTTCAAAAAAGCGCCGGACAAAATCGTTTCCGTCTCCCCGGCTGAAACCGAGGCGCTGTTCGCCATCGGACTGGATAAGGAAATTGTCGGTGTATCGGACTATTCGGATTACCCGGAAGCGGCTACAAAGAAGCCCAAAGTGGGCGGTATTATGAAGCCGAATGAAGAGGCGATCATTGCTGCGAATCCGGAAGTCGTTTTTGCAGGGATATCACTCAGTGAGCAGGCGACAACCAAGCTGCGTGACATGGGAATTATGATTTTTAAAACCGAGCCGAAAACGGTTGAAGATGTCATGGCTAATATCGAACTATATGGGAAAATTACCGATCATCAGAAAGAAGCGAGAGCGGTAACCGACAAGATGAGAGCCGATGTAGCGGAAGTGAAAAACGGTGTTAAAAATATCGGTAAAGGGCAAAAGCTGAGAGTCTACGTCGAATTTTCACCCGGCTGGACGGTCGGCAAGGGCGAGTTTATGGACGAGCTGATTTCTTTGGCGGGCGGCGAAAATGTGGCTGCAACACAAAAGGGCTGGTATCAGATCAGTGAGGAAAATATTATTGCGGCCAATCCGGACGTCATTTTATACAGCAAAAATGTCAAGGACGACAAAACAGGCCAGACACTGGGCGATATCATCAAAGCCCGTAGTGGATGGGATCAAATATCGGCTGTTCGTCTCAACCGGGTGTTTGCCGTGGATGATAATCTGATCAGTCGGCCGGGTCCGCGTGTAACGGAAGGTCTCAAGGAAGTGGCCAAGGGCGTGTATCCTGAAATTTTCAAATGA
- a CDS encoding PLP-dependent aminotransferase family protein yields MGKNNNELLFPADHALKLYEQVIHYVTVRIDRGDWLADTKLPSVRSLAQELGVHRLTVFRAYQELKQRGMVYVKDKSGYYVLASQATRHAKYAGYSGHSSIDLTFHSESAHAADDPSVSAWRGMDGLSRVQSVNANFQFSKALIDPSLLPNRYWGELMMQVFEKHPKVAATYSSVQGDSELRDAMAQHFSVDKHFALSPDEVLITSGAQQAIDLISRSLIRTGDRVLTERPAYGPAMEIFRRQGARLTMTDIRPEGYDMEQIEWCMKTEKPRVFYINPTFHNPTGFTVPDEQRKRLPELAERYGCLIVEDDSTYDISFGQKPPLPIFAYDISGSVVYIRSYSKYVAPGLRIAAVTCRPQLMNSLLNVKALVDNGSPLLNQKLFLQYFQSPRMQQHLKKLCIALQIRKETMEDSLRDSGWTWTSPAGGLSLWLQLPSTLKPNELLSKCVQESVTFVPGNVFDPIGEEGKTHVRLSYSYANELQIKEGIATLLRISRTM; encoded by the coding sequence GTGGGCAAGAACAACAACGAATTACTCTTTCCGGCCGATCATGCCTTAAAGCTGTATGAGCAGGTCATCCATTACGTGACTGTGCGGATTGATCGCGGGGATTGGCTAGCAGACACGAAGCTGCCGTCCGTACGAAGCCTGGCTCAGGAGCTGGGTGTACATAGGCTAACCGTTTTCCGGGCCTATCAGGAGTTGAAGCAACGGGGGATGGTCTATGTAAAGGACAAATCAGGATATTACGTTCTTGCTTCCCAAGCGACCCGGCATGCGAAATATGCTGGCTACTCGGGGCATTCGTCCATTGATCTCACGTTTCACTCTGAATCCGCCCATGCGGCAGATGATCCGTCTGTCTCAGCCTGGAGAGGAATGGATGGACTTAGCCGCGTTCAATCGGTGAATGCGAATTTTCAGTTTTCCAAAGCGCTGATTGACCCGTCTCTCCTGCCCAACCGATATTGGGGTGAGCTGATGATGCAGGTATTTGAAAAGCATCCGAAAGTAGCGGCCACTTATTCCTCTGTACAGGGCGATTCCGAGCTTCGGGATGCGATGGCGCAGCATTTTAGCGTCGATAAGCATTTTGCATTGTCACCGGACGAAGTACTGATTACCTCCGGCGCACAGCAGGCTATCGACCTGATTTCCCGTTCTCTGATCCGGACAGGGGACCGCGTATTGACCGAGCGTCCCGCCTATGGCCCTGCTATGGAAATATTCCGCAGACAAGGTGCGCGCCTGACCATGACCGATATCCGACCGGAAGGCTATGATATGGAACAAATTGAATGGTGTATGAAGACAGAAAAGCCACGTGTGTTCTATATCAATCCAACGTTTCATAACCCGACTGGCTTCACGGTACCCGATGAACAGCGCAAGCGTCTGCCCGAGCTGGCCGAGCGCTACGGCTGCCTTATTGTCGAGGACGACAGTACCTATGACATCAGCTTTGGGCAAAAGCCGCCGTTACCTATTTTCGCTTATGATATTTCGGGAAGCGTCGTCTACATTCGCAGCTATAGCAAATATGTCGCGCCAGGTCTGCGAATCGCAGCCGTGACCTGCCGACCACAGCTCATGAACAGCCTGCTGAACGTCAAAGCGCTGGTAGATAACGGCTCGCCACTGCTGAATCAAAAGCTGTTCCTGCAATACTTTCAATCTCCACGCATGCAGCAGCATCTCAAAAAGCTATGTATAGCGCTCCAGATTCGTAAGGAAACGATGGAAGACAGCCTCCGCGATTCCGGCTGGACATGGACCAGCCCGGCAGGCGGCCTCAGTCTGTGGCTCCAGTTGCCTTCTACGTTGAAACCTAATGAACTGCTCTCCAAATGCGTACAGGAGTCGGTCACCTTCGTACCGGGTAATGTATTCGATCCGATTGGCGAGGAAGGCAAAACGCATGTGAGATTGTCCTATTCGTATGCCAACGAGCTGCAAATCAAAGAAGGCATCGCGACCCTTCTCCGCATCAGCCGGACGATGTAA
- the cbiB gene encoding adenosylcobinamide-phosphate synthase CbiB — protein MIVSLIMMAAYLLDRLIGDPRWLPHPVIGMGHAISALEKAIRRRVHSDRGLKRAGLLLPLIVVGGSFALGWALLRLLAWIHPWLSIGAEIVLIATTIASKGLKDAGMAVYRELKAGDLSAARRELGMIVGRDTQRLDEPEIARGTVETVAENIVDAIISPLFYALIGGAPLALAYRAVNTLDSMVGYKNEKYLHLGWASARLDDVANYIPARLTVGMLVVAAWVYGHDAGRSWRMVRRDARLHPSPNSGFPESAVAGALGIRLGGYNVYHGVRSFRAYMGELVRPMEPEDIRHTIRLMFAVSSMFVGLCLFVSAGCYALGWTQ, from the coding sequence GTGATAGTTAGCTTGATCATGATGGCTGCATATCTTCTGGACAGGCTGATCGGCGATCCGAGGTGGTTGCCACATCCGGTCATCGGCATGGGACATGCCATTTCTGCCTTGGAAAAGGCGATTCGCCGCCGGGTTCACAGTGACCGTGGTTTGAAACGCGCTGGCTTGCTGCTGCCATTGATTGTGGTGGGCGGCTCCTTCGCGCTTGGCTGGGCGTTACTGCGCTTGCTTGCCTGGATTCATCCGTGGCTGTCTATCGGCGCGGAAATTGTGCTGATCGCCACCACGATTGCTTCCAAAGGACTAAAGGACGCCGGAATGGCGGTGTATCGCGAATTGAAGGCAGGTGACCTGTCTGCGGCACGCCGGGAGCTGGGGATGATCGTCGGGCGGGATACGCAGCGGCTTGATGAGCCTGAGATTGCGCGCGGTACCGTCGAAACGGTGGCTGAAAACATCGTGGACGCAATTATTTCCCCGCTTTTTTATGCCCTGATCGGGGGAGCACCATTAGCTCTGGCTTATCGTGCTGTGAATACCCTCGATTCCATGGTTGGCTACAAAAATGAAAAGTATCTGCATTTGGGCTGGGCCTCGGCACGTCTGGATGATGTGGCTAATTACATTCCGGCACGCCTGACAGTGGGTATGCTGGTAGTAGCGGCGTGGGTTTATGGGCATGATGCTGGACGTAGCTGGCGTATGGTAAGGCGAGATGCGCGGCTGCATCCCAGTCCGAACAGTGGCTTTCCAGAATCAGCAGTTGCGGGTGCGTTGGGAATTCGTCTCGGGGGCTATAATGTATATCATGGCGTGCGCTCTTTCCGTGCATATATGGGAGAACTGGTGCGACCGATGGAGCCGGAGGATATCCGACATACGATTCGGCTGATGTTTGCCGTGTCCAGTATGTTCGTGGGATTGTGTCTGTTCGTGTCCGCCGGATGCTATGCACTGGGGTGGACGCAGTGA
- the cobD gene encoding threonine-phosphate decarboxylase CobD produces the protein MIEVYGHGGDRETAAATFGGAAADFVDFSANINPLGPPPEVLEVLQSALDTVVRYPDPGHRNFKNMLARRLHVPPESLSIGNGAAESMALLLLGLAPKRVGTVEPCFSEYAELAGKFGAEVSRVYGKASLQWKADVEDILQLMEQVDVLFLGQPNNPNGVQYGDQELRELAEAAGKTDTVLVVDEAFIDFIPQERQISLLPVLDRYPHVILIRSMTKFYAIPGLRLGYAIAHPDYIRRMTAKQVTWSVNGMALLAGEACLRSGEAYERRTQELIATERSHLLTALAEWGCGVIPGEANYVLARAPGTWSASAIQQALGQRGILIRSCAMYPGLTASHFRIAVKDTEANGMLLSVLGEVLEEERRRDS, from the coding sequence ATGATAGAGGTTTACGGTCACGGTGGGGACAGGGAGACGGCTGCGGCGACATTCGGCGGGGCGGCTGCGGATTTTGTGGATTTTAGCGCGAACATTAATCCGCTGGGTCCGCCACCAGAGGTGCTTGAGGTGCTACAAAGCGCGTTGGACACTGTGGTTCGCTATCCAGACCCTGGACACCGGAATTTTAAAAATATGCTGGCGCGGCGACTGCATGTTCCACCAGAGTCGCTGAGTATCGGAAACGGTGCGGCTGAGAGTATGGCGTTGCTGTTACTGGGACTGGCTCCCAAGCGTGTGGGCACGGTGGAGCCGTGCTTTTCGGAATATGCCGAGCTGGCAGGCAAATTTGGAGCCGAGGTAAGCAGGGTGTACGGCAAGGCCTCGCTTCAATGGAAGGCGGATGTGGAGGACATACTCCAGCTCATGGAGCAGGTGGATGTTCTGTTTCTCGGTCAGCCGAATAATCCGAACGGTGTGCAATACGGCGATCAGGAGCTGCGCGAGCTGGCAGAGGCGGCGGGGAAAACGGACACCGTGCTGGTGGTGGATGAAGCGTTTATTGATTTTATCCCGCAGGAGCGGCAAATTTCACTATTGCCTGTGCTGGATCGGTATCCCCATGTGATTTTGATCCGGTCGATGACGAAATTTTATGCGATTCCGGGCTTGCGCTTGGGCTATGCGATTGCTCATCCGGACTACATCCGGCGAATGACCGCCAAGCAGGTGACCTGGAGCGTGAACGGAATGGCGTTGCTGGCCGGAGAGGCGTGTTTGCGGAGCGGTGAGGCGTACGAGCGCCGCACGCAGGAGCTGATTGCTACGGAGCGTAGCCATCTGCTGACCGCTTTGGCGGAATGGGGTTGCGGTGTCATCCCCGGTGAAGCGAATTACGTGCTGGCACGGGCGCCGGGGACGTGGAGCGCATCGGCCATTCAACAGGCGCTTGGACAGCGCGGGATTCTTATACGTAGCTGTGCTATGTACCCGGGGCTAACGGCGAGCCATTTTCGAATTGCAGTCAAGGACACGGAAGCCAACGGCATGCTACTGTCTGTATTGGGTGAAGTGCTGGAGGAGGAACGGCGGCGTGATAGTTAG
- the cysA gene encoding sulfate ABC transporter ATP-binding protein translates to MHVEVRGLNKHFGNFHAVKDVSFDIQAGHLIGLLGPSGGGKTSILRILAGLEQPDAGEIHFHGKRVNELAPQERGIGFVFQNYALFKHMSVYDNIAFGLKVKKSSKARIKERVTELVELTGLKGFEHRYPHQLSGGQRQRVAFARALAPEPQLLLLDEPFAAIDAKIRQELRTWLRELIERVGITSIFVTHDQDEAIEVADEIMVINQGRLEQKGTPWDIYKKPGTPFVASFIGESTVIEQAGSLKGFEEAAGTGARALIRPEYIDVGPSEEFALLSATEEGIVKHLHFRGSEWMVEVQVGDHRLMTYRSLEKSTLEPGQQVRVLVHRAYLYNDQSSWMVENRLKKDPMPIMI, encoded by the coding sequence ATGCATGTGGAAGTAAGGGGTTTAAACAAGCATTTCGGTAATTTTCATGCGGTTAAGGACGTATCCTTTGATATTCAAGCGGGTCATCTGATTGGTTTACTCGGTCCGAGTGGTGGCGGTAAAACGTCCATTCTTCGGATTTTGGCAGGTCTGGAGCAACCGGATGCGGGAGAAATTCATTTTCACGGAAAAAGGGTAAACGAGCTGGCCCCGCAGGAACGCGGAATCGGATTTGTATTTCAAAACTATGCTTTGTTCAAGCACATGAGCGTGTACGACAATATTGCCTTTGGTCTAAAAGTGAAAAAAAGCTCCAAAGCCCGCATCAAGGAACGCGTCACAGAGCTGGTCGAGCTGACAGGACTCAAAGGTTTCGAGCATCGTTATCCGCATCAGTTGTCTGGTGGACAGCGGCAGCGGGTTGCTTTTGCACGCGCCTTGGCACCGGAGCCTCAATTACTGCTGCTGGATGAGCCTTTTGCAGCCATTGACGCCAAGATTCGCCAGGAGCTGCGTACCTGGCTGCGGGAGTTGATTGAGCGGGTGGGAATCACTTCGATTTTCGTTACGCATGATCAGGATGAGGCTATTGAAGTAGCCGATGAAATTATGGTGATTAATCAGGGACGGCTGGAGCAGAAGGGAACACCTTGGGATATTTATAAAAAGCCAGGGACCCCGTTCGTAGCTTCCTTTATTGGGGAATCGACGGTGATCGAACAGGCGGGCAGTCTCAAAGGCTTCGAGGAAGCTGCCGGAACGGGAGCACGTGCCTTGATCCGTCCGGAGTATATTGATGTCGGGCCAAGCGAGGAGTTTGCGCTTTTGTCGGCGACCGAGGAAGGCATTGTGAAGCATTTGCATTTTCGGGGGAGTGAATGGATGGTCGAAGTACAGGTCGGGGATCATCGACTCATGACGTACCGTTCGCTGGAGAAGTCCACGCTGGAGCCCGGTCAGCAGGTGCGCGTACTGGTGCATCGGGCTTATCTGTATAACGACCAGTCCAGTTGGATGGTGGAAAACCGTCTCAAGAAAGATCCAATGCCTATTATGATTTAA
- a CDS encoding Cof-type HAD-IIB family hydrolase, with protein MYKLIAIDIDDTLINDQKEVTPATQLALEAAVAKGVVVTLATGRAYASAKQLARQTGLNVPIITYQGALIKNLLDENVLYERYVPLVAARRLYEFCVERNLHLQTYIDDKLYTREDNQKIKDYTALNNTEYFVEPVFSKLIELPTPKMLIIDEPEVLDKLIPELRELLGDEVHITKSKPHFLEIMHHEGTKGHALTFLANHYGCDLSETIAIGDSWNDHEMLECAGLGIAMENAIPDLKKLADYITSSNNEDGVKHAIDKFVLNAE; from the coding sequence ATGTATAAATTAATTGCCATTGATATTGATGATACACTCATTAACGATCAGAAAGAAGTTACTCCTGCAACACAACTGGCGCTTGAAGCCGCTGTAGCCAAAGGTGTCGTGGTTACACTTGCAACTGGACGTGCTTATGCATCTGCCAAACAACTCGCCCGCCAAACTGGCTTGAACGTACCGATTATTACGTACCAAGGTGCCTTGATTAAAAACCTGCTGGACGAAAACGTGCTGTATGAGCGTTATGTTCCACTCGTGGCTGCACGTCGCTTGTATGAATTCTGCGTGGAACGCAATCTGCATCTGCAAACGTATATAGATGACAAATTGTACACACGTGAAGATAATCAGAAAATCAAAGATTACACCGCGCTAAACAATACGGAATATTTTGTAGAGCCTGTATTCAGCAAATTGATAGAACTGCCTACGCCTAAAATGCTGATTATTGACGAGCCGGAAGTGCTGGACAAATTGATTCCAGAACTGCGCGAGCTGCTTGGTGATGAAGTGCATATTACCAAATCCAAGCCTCATTTTCTGGAAATCATGCATCATGAAGGCACCAAGGGTCACGCTCTTACGTTCCTTGCTAACCATTACGGCTGTGATCTGTCCGAAACGATTGCAATCGGCGACTCCTGGAATGATCACGAAATGCTCGAATGCGCGGGTCTCGGCATAGCGATGGAGAATGCCATTCCTGATTTGAAAAAGCTGGCTGATTACATCACTAGCAGCAATAACGAAGACGGCGTTAAGCACGCCATCGACAAATTTGTTCTGAATGCTGAATAA